A single region of the Ferrimicrobium acidiphilum DSM 19497 genome encodes:
- the istA gene encoding IS21 family transposase: protein MIPQVHVPGRTAEVDFGDVWVIVSGEKLRAKMFAMRLSSSAKAFHQIYMGESQECFLDGHEKAFEAFGGIPAEIRYDNLTSAVTKVLIGRDRMENERFTAFRSHYGFGASYCTPGIKGAHEKGGIEGEVKRARRRYMVPMPKGATLAEINDKLHQRVDADDASRHVAYRKETVEAAFLEERKALKPLVAESFGSAKILFAKVDAKSRVCVRQAFYSVPVSLIGRSVQIALSANEVSISYPCQAGGQSWTSHPSRRLYSRTGSLP from the coding sequence ATGATACCCCAGGTGCACGTGCCCGGCAGAACCGCCGAGGTTGACTTCGGTGACGTCTGGGTGATTGTCAGTGGTGAGAAGCTCAGAGCCAAGATGTTCGCTATGCGCCTCTCGTCCTCAGCGAAGGCCTTCCACCAGATCTACATGGGAGAGTCCCAGGAATGCTTCCTAGACGGTCACGAGAAGGCCTTTGAGGCCTTTGGTGGGATACCAGCCGAGATCCGCTATGACAATCTCACCTCCGCGGTTACCAAGGTACTCATTGGCAGGGACCGTATGGAGAACGAGCGCTTCACCGCCTTTCGTTCCCACTATGGCTTTGGCGCCTCCTATTGCACCCCAGGCATCAAGGGTGCCCATGAGAAGGGAGGCATTGAGGGTGAGGTTAAGCGGGCCAGGCGCCGCTACATGGTTCCCATGCCAAAGGGCGCAACCTTGGCTGAGATCAACGACAAGCTCCACCAGCGCGTAGACGCCGATGATGCCAGCAGACATGTCGCGTATCGCAAAGAGACGGTCGAGGCTGCGTTCTTAGAGGAGCGTAAGGCCCTCAAGCCACTTGTGGCAGAGTCCTTTGGCTCAGCAAAGATCCTCTTTGCCAAGGTCGATGCCAAGTCCAGGGTATGCGTGAGACAGGCGTTCTACTCGGTTCCGGTCTCGCTCATTGGCAGAAGCGTCCAGATAGCCCTCTCGGCCAATGAGGTGAGCATCTCCTATCCGTGTCAAGCAGGTGGCCAATCATGGACGTCTCACCCATCGAGGAGACTCTATTCTCGTACTGGATCATTACCTTGA
- the istB gene encoding IS21-like element helper ATPase IstB yields MTDTQDLVLIDQGAMELRLPGIRAHYVEYLEAARRENWSHAHLLAELLSVEISLRDTRRSARLLAEAKVPRTKLLAQFDLGSSAMSQDTLAWLARGDFVASATSVVLIGGPGTGKTHLLIGTLIALVGLGKRVRYVNASALVNELAEAEDERRLSRLLERYGRYDVLAIDELGYLHLDRRGAELLFQVITDREESSSLMVATNLPFGEWASIFTDARLAAAVVDRITYRSKIIETGIESYRLRSTTNAT; encoded by the coding sequence ATGACCGATACCCAAGATCTCGTCCTCATCGACCAAGGAGCCATGGAGCTGCGGCTACCGGGCATTCGAGCCCACTACGTTGAATACCTCGAGGCCGCTAGGCGCGAGAACTGGAGTCATGCCCACCTCCTGGCCGAATTGCTCAGTGTCGAGATATCGCTTCGCGATACCAGACGATCGGCGCGTCTCTTGGCTGAGGCAAAGGTTCCTCGCACCAAGCTCTTGGCACAGTTCGACCTTGGCTCCTCGGCGATGAGCCAAGACACCCTTGCTTGGCTTGCCCGTGGCGACTTCGTAGCCAGCGCTACCTCAGTCGTACTTATCGGTGGACCGGGAACAGGAAAGACTCATCTCCTCATTGGAACCCTCATCGCTCTCGTGGGCCTTGGTAAACGGGTGCGCTACGTCAATGCGAGTGCCCTGGTCAACGAGTTAGCTGAGGCGGAGGACGAGAGGAGGCTGAGCCGGCTGCTTGAACGTTATGGACGCTATGACGTACTAGCAATCGATGAACTCGGTTACCTCCATCTAGACCGTCGCGGAGCAGAGCTTCTCTTTCAGGTGATCACCGATCGGGAGGAGTCCTCCTCGCTCATGGTAGCTACGAATCTCCCCTTTGGGGAGTGGGCCAGTATCTTCACCGATGCTCGTTTGGCAGCAGCTGTGGTTGACCGTATCACCTACCGATCCAAGATCATCGAGACAGGTATCGAGTCCTACCGATTGAGGTCGACTACCAATGCAACCTGA